In Thermosphaera sp., a genomic segment contains:
- a CDS encoding radical SAM protein, with amino-acid sequence MVLRELSLTVNTGDWLFTLSGDSRPREIVVEASTRCNLECIHCFRNASSNLVLRNMDLGDFKRIVDNSVDSGVVKLVFTGWGEPTVNPHIVDMLKYAKEKNLNVVLNTNGMLIEGIVEDLVRIGVDELYVSVDAVDISLYERIRRLGDLSRVSRIIAKISELKKELRTAKPVVKAIFTITRLNVDQISRLIDYAAGVGIQEVYLSLYVHYPGGVPGIDCINEPSCVAQLRGVMDSIVLKLFNTNIRLWLPALNSYTSRQCPFAANRALFVRADGKVSPCMFLAYSWDVVIEETKRSVREYLIGDALAESLLDIWRRNSKMFFKLSFNQMPSCLDCNLRGWCSYTLSTEADCWGNTPNCSFCPYHYKFSHCPV; translated from the coding sequence ATGGTGCTCAGAGAGTTGTCACTTACCGTTAATACGGGGGATTGGCTCTTTACTCTAAGCGGGGATTCGCGGCCAAGGGAGATCGTAGTCGAAGCCTCAACAAGATGCAACCTCGAATGCATCCATTGCTTCAGGAACGCGTCCAGCAATCTGGTGTTAAGGAACATGGATCTCGGGGATTTCAAAAGGATTGTCGACAACTCGGTCGACAGCGGAGTAGTCAAGCTCGTTTTCACGGGTTGGGGAGAGCCGACGGTAAATCCCCATATAGTTGACATGTTAAAGTACGCTAAGGAGAAAAACCTTAACGTGGTGTTGAACACCAACGGAATGCTCATAGAGGGGATCGTTGAGGACCTAGTGAGGATCGGCGTGGACGAGCTCTACGTGAGCGTCGACGCTGTCGACATCTCGCTTTATGAAAGAATAAGAAGACTGGGAGATCTTTCTAGAGTTTCAAGGATTATTGCCAAGATATCCGAGCTCAAGAAGGAATTGCGCACTGCAAAGCCCGTTGTAAAGGCGATTTTCACGATTACAAGGCTCAACGTGGATCAGATATCGAGGCTCATTGACTATGCTGCTGGGGTTGGAATCCAGGAGGTTTACTTGAGCCTTTACGTTCACTACCCAGGCGGCGTGCCAGGAATTGACTGCATTAACGAACCCTCTTGCGTAGCACAGCTTAGGGGAGTCATGGATTCCATAGTTTTGAAACTGTTCAATACAAACATAAGGTTGTGGCTTCCAGCTCTCAACTCGTATACTTCAAGGCAGTGTCCCTTCGCAGCGAACCGAGCCCTATTTGTCAGGGCAGACGGCAAGGTCTCTCCCTGCATGTTTCTAGCGTATTCATGGGATGTTGTGATAGAGGAAACTAAGAGGAGTGTGAGAGAGTATTTAATCGGGGATGCATTGGCCGAGAGCCTCCTCGATATATGGAGGAGGAATTCGAAAATGTTCTTCAAACTATCGTTTAATCAGATGCCCTCATGCCTCGATTGCAACCTGAGAGGCTGGTGTAGCTACACCTTGAGCACGGAAGCGGATTGCTGGGGCAACACTCCCAACTGCTCCTTCTGCCCATATCACTACAAGTTCTCCCACTGCCCCGTGTAA
- a CDS encoding MoxR family ATPase, with product MFFKLVEERLVSSGILIEKEYEVKMLIASMIAKGHVLLEGVPGVAKTTMAKAVAKLFSLEFKRIQMTPDLLPGDIIGFYMYDQRRGEFRLRKGPIFTNILLADEVNRASPRTQSALLEAMQERQVTIEGESFRLEEPFMVIATQNPVEMEGVFPLPEAQLDRFLVKITTGYPSREGFKVLLKRIEELEQVVDDLKPVVLKEQVVKAVAEAKGVKVDDSIIDYIAMIVEETRTHPAVRLGGSPRAGIAILRLARSWAYLEGRNYVIPDDVKAVVKPALVHRLILKPEYEVEGVQPEKIVEDVLGKIPVPKP from the coding sequence ATGTTCTTCAAGCTTGTCGAGGAGAGACTTGTTTCCTCCGGGATTTTGATAGAGAAGGAGTACGAGGTAAAGATGCTTATAGCTAGCATGATAGCGAAGGGCCACGTCCTGCTTGAGGGTGTTCCAGGCGTTGCTAAGACCACCATGGCTAAGGCTGTTGCAAAGCTCTTCAGCCTTGAGTTTAAGAGAATCCAGATGACTCCGGATCTGTTGCCCGGCGATATCATCGGTTTCTACATGTATGATCAGAGGAGGGGCGAATTCCGGTTGAGGAAGGGACCCATCTTCACCAATATCCTCCTCGCCGACGAGGTTAACAGGGCTTCCCCGAGGACTCAGTCAGCCCTCCTCGAGGCCATGCAGGAGAGGCAGGTAACGATAGAGGGCGAGTCGTTCAGGCTCGAGGAGCCGTTCATGGTGATCGCGACTCAAAACCCCGTTGAAATGGAGGGTGTTTTCCCTCTGCCCGAGGCCCAGCTTGACAGGTTTCTAGTTAAGATAACCACTGGCTACCCCTCTAGGGAGGGTTTCAAGGTCCTATTGAAGCGAATAGAAGAGTTGGAGCAAGTTGTCGATGATTTGAAGCCCGTCGTGCTCAAGGAGCAGGTGGTCAAAGCCGTGGCAGAAGCCAAGGGCGTCAAGGTTGATGACTCGATAATTGACTACATCGCAATGATCGTGGAGGAGACGAGAACTCACCCCGCCGTTAGGCTCGGGGGCTCGCCGAGGGCAGGCATAGCTATTCTGAGGTTAGCCAGGTCTTGGGCGTATCTTGAGGGGAGGAACTATGTTATCCCTGACGATGTTAAAGCAGTGGTTAAGCCGGCTTTAGTTCACAGGTTAATACTGAAGCCAGAGTATGAAGTTGAGGGCGTTCAACCGGAGAAGATAGTTGAAGACGTGTTGGGTAAGATACCGGTGCCCAAGCCGTGA
- a CDS encoding 2-oxoacid:ferredoxin oxidoreductase subunit alpha has protein sequence MRRTELSLILGGPQGSGLETAMWILTLSLARAGYGVIADREYYSNIVGRHSYIHMRVSSARRPRSLKLPVEVLVASDAETLFTHFNDIGDGGYLIYDTSIKAKQLSDVPSVEDVTRKRIMSQLSSLGVRGDTDSLISYLASSRSVLPIPIDSVKIFRALSERFKLNAKQASRFSSSILGSALTVVMGLDPEDLEYAVRRRFGARKDLLEQNMFVAQLVGEMVKDYRGIVKLEDPSMNAERIMVVTGNETVAMGKIIGGVRFQSYYPITPAADESIMLEKYEVLDSGKGPVGPILVLQAEDEIAAIASVIGASLTGARSSTATSGPGFDLMIEGIGWAGNNETPVVITYYQRGGPSTGLPTRGGQSDLFNALFSGHGEFARVVLASGDHKEALYDAAEAFNIAEKYQVPVIHLLDKFLANSIVTETLPDFSLVKLERGMRGAEGPGYKRFDLSSTISPRLPLGAKDTVMWYTGDEHDELGHISEDPENRARMYSKRIEKLKLINMEIPSSFKLTVHGHESPDYALVGWGFVKGVAIEAIEQLSSRGLRGMYVNLRLMWPFPTEEFTRLVRGLDPDKIIAVEHSYGVSIADLIAMNTGVRVGKKISKYTGRPIYLNELTEAVQSLLSGRTERAEVSLGA, from the coding sequence GATTGGAGACTGCGATGTGGATTCTAACGCTTTCTCTTGCGCGGGCAGGGTACGGCGTGATCGCGGATCGAGAGTACTACTCTAATATCGTTGGAAGGCATAGCTACATACATATGCGAGTATCCTCGGCTCGGCGGCCGAGGTCTCTCAAGCTTCCAGTCGAGGTCTTAGTCGCCTCCGACGCGGAGACCTTGTTCACGCATTTCAACGATATTGGGGATGGAGGTTATCTAATCTACGATACGAGCATTAAGGCAAAACAGCTATCCGATGTACCGAGCGTTGAGGATGTGACGAGAAAGAGGATAATGAGCCAGCTCTCTTCTCTAGGTGTCCGCGGCGACACCGACTCGTTGATAAGCTACCTGGCGAGCTCTAGGTCCGTATTGCCGATTCCAATAGACTCGGTGAAAATATTCAGGGCCCTATCTGAGAGGTTCAAGCTCAATGCTAAGCAAGCCTCCAGGTTTTCAAGCTCAATTCTCGGCTCCGCCCTTACGGTCGTTATGGGGCTCGATCCCGAGGACCTGGAGTATGCTGTTCGGAGAAGGTTTGGAGCCAGGAAGGATCTTCTCGAGCAGAACATGTTCGTCGCGCAACTTGTCGGCGAGATGGTGAAGGATTACAGAGGGATTGTTAAGCTAGAGGACCCTTCAATGAACGCTGAGAGGATCATGGTTGTAACTGGGAACGAGACGGTGGCGATGGGAAAGATCATCGGGGGAGTCAGGTTTCAAAGCTACTACCCGATAACCCCGGCAGCAGATGAGAGCATTATGTTGGAGAAGTATGAAGTGTTGGATTCAGGCAAGGGCCCGGTAGGACCCATCCTGGTGTTGCAGGCCGAGGATGAGATCGCTGCGATTGCCTCGGTAATAGGCGCATCGTTAACCGGCGCTAGGAGCTCCACTGCGACCAGCGGCCCGGGCTTCGACCTCATGATTGAAGGAATAGGGTGGGCCGGAAACAACGAAACACCAGTAGTGATAACGTATTATCAAAGAGGGGGTCCGAGCACTGGATTACCGACGAGAGGGGGTCAGAGCGACTTGTTTAACGCATTGTTCTCGGGGCACGGCGAGTTCGCGAGGGTTGTTCTAGCATCTGGAGATCACAAGGAAGCTTTATACGATGCGGCGGAGGCTTTCAACATCGCTGAGAAATACCAGGTGCCTGTCATACACTTGCTTGACAAGTTTCTCGCTAACTCAATAGTCACGGAGACTCTTCCCGACTTCTCTTTGGTCAAGTTAGAGAGAGGGATGAGGGGCGCTGAAGGGCCGGGGTATAAGAGGTTTGACCTTTCATCGACAATTTCGCCCAGGCTTCCCCTCGGGGCTAAGGATACGGTCATGTGGTATACGGGCGATGAACACGATGAGCTCGGACACATATCCGAGGACCCGGAGAACAGGGCGAGAATGTATTCTAAGAGGATTGAGAAGTTGAAGCTGATAAACATGGAAATTCCATCCTCGTTCAAGCTTACCGTCCACGGTCACGAGAGCCCGGACTACGCATTAGTGGGCTGGGGCTTCGTGAAAGGAGTCGCTATAGAAGCCATCGAGCAGCTCAGCTCAAGAGGCCTTAGGGGAATGTACGTGAACTTAAGGCTCATGTGGCCATTCCCAACTGAAGAGTTCACGAGGCTGGTGCGTGGACTCGACCCTGACAAGATCATAGCTGTTGAACACAGCTACGGGGTCAGCATAGCCGACTTGATCGCCATGAATACGGGGGTTCGGGTAGGGAAGAAGATATCAAAATACACCGGTAGACCTATCTACCTCAACGAGCTAACAGAGGCGGTTCAATCACTACTGAGCGGTAGGACTGAGAGAGCCGAGGTGAGTCTCGGTGCCTGA
- a CDS encoding aldehyde ferredoxin oxidoreductase family protein, translated as MPVGGYMGRILRVDLWKEKLYVEPLPQESILRKMLGGRGLGVYYMLREVNPRVDPLSPANKAIVATGPVTGVAGIPTSGRWASITKAPLTNTIHDAQSGGKFGPELKFAGFDMIIIEGRAERPVYLWINDGKAEIRDASHLWGRDTYDTTDAIKEELSPVIGRDEASHVKVACIGPAGERLVRFACIINDKSRAAGRGGHGAVWGSKRLKAIAVRGRMKPQVAKEELFKETVKKSMELIRKSPVTSEGLPKFGTAVLVNIINAHGVFPTRNFQTGVFPEAEKISGETIAKEIMDWNKQKEEICWGCPIGCARYTKVSKPPFTGEGGGPEYETVWALGAQTGTSDLAAVSKANYLCNELGVDTITMGHVIGTFLELVEKGKIPQEKLRGLKAEWGSGEALVELVWRTAYRSGIGDDIAEGSARLAAKYGAPELAMVVRNQELPAYDPRGIQGHALAYATSNRGGCHLRAYLISPEILGVPVKVDRFSTEGKGKLVKEMQDAFATIDSMIVCKFATFAYYTDVLSEQVSAVTGWEITPEEFNTIGERIYNMERAFNALSFGDGEEYDTLPKRLLEEPMPEGPSKGHVARIREMLPEYYSARGWIRGRPTRAKLEELGLKWVADRLEEEGLLPA; from the coding sequence GTGCCCGTAGGAGGATATATGGGAAGAATTCTGCGCGTCGACCTGTGGAAGGAGAAGCTGTACGTTGAGCCGCTCCCCCAGGAGAGCATCCTGAGGAAAATGCTTGGAGGCAGGGGGCTCGGAGTCTACTACATGTTGAGAGAGGTCAATCCGAGAGTAGACCCGCTCAGCCCGGCGAACAAGGCGATAGTTGCAACCGGCCCGGTGACGGGTGTGGCAGGGATCCCCACGAGCGGTAGATGGGCTTCGATTACGAAAGCCCCGTTGACGAACACTATTCACGATGCTCAGAGCGGCGGGAAGTTTGGCCCAGAGCTGAAGTTCGCGGGATTCGACATGATCATCATCGAGGGAAGGGCCGAGAGACCGGTCTACCTGTGGATCAACGATGGAAAAGCCGAGATAAGAGACGCATCCCACCTGTGGGGGCGTGATACATACGACACCACAGATGCAATCAAGGAGGAGCTCTCACCGGTGATCGGCAGGGATGAGGCGAGCCATGTCAAAGTAGCTTGCATAGGGCCGGCAGGTGAAAGGCTTGTCAGATTCGCATGTATAATAAACGACAAGAGCAGGGCAGCGGGAAGGGGAGGGCATGGAGCAGTTTGGGGTAGCAAGAGGCTTAAGGCCATTGCCGTCAGAGGTCGCATGAAGCCGCAAGTAGCGAAGGAGGAGTTGTTCAAGGAAACCGTTAAGAAGTCAATGGAGTTGATCAGGAAATCCCCTGTGACCAGTGAGGGATTGCCGAAATTCGGTACGGCGGTGCTCGTCAACATCATCAATGCACACGGCGTCTTTCCCACTAGGAACTTCCAGACGGGAGTCTTCCCCGAGGCGGAGAAGATCAGCGGGGAGACGATCGCAAAGGAGATCATGGATTGGAATAAGCAGAAGGAGGAGATATGCTGGGGCTGTCCAATAGGTTGCGCCAGGTACACTAAGGTTTCGAAACCCCCGTTCACTGGAGAGGGAGGCGGTCCAGAGTATGAAACGGTGTGGGCTCTCGGGGCGCAAACAGGCACTTCCGACTTAGCGGCCGTCTCCAAGGCGAACTACCTGTGCAATGAATTAGGCGTTGACACCATCACAATGGGACACGTTATCGGCACCTTCCTAGAGCTTGTCGAGAAAGGTAAGATCCCCCAGGAAAAGCTGAGGGGCTTGAAGGCGGAGTGGGGCAGTGGCGAGGCACTCGTAGAGCTCGTTTGGAGGACAGCTTACCGCTCAGGCATCGGCGACGATATAGCCGAGGGATCGGCTAGACTCGCAGCCAAGTACGGGGCACCAGAGCTCGCCATGGTTGTAAGGAACCAGGAGCTTCCAGCGTACGATCCCAGGGGTATTCAAGGACACGCGCTAGCTTACGCGACTAGTAATAGGGGAGGATGTCATTTAAGAGCGTACCTGATCTCGCCCGAGATACTCGGGGTCCCCGTGAAGGTTGACAGGTTCTCGACGGAGGGAAAGGGCAAGCTCGTGAAAGAGATGCAGGACGCGTTCGCCACAATAGACTCCATGATCGTGTGCAAGTTTGCGACTTTCGCTTACTACACGGATGTTCTGTCCGAGCAGGTATCGGCAGTGACTGGCTGGGAGATAACTCCAGAGGAGTTCAACACAATAGGTGAGAGAATATACAACATGGAGAGAGCATTCAACGCTTTATCCTTCGGCGACGGGGAGGAATATGATACGCTTCCAAAGAGATTGCTCGAGGAACCAATGCCCGAGGGTCCCAGCAAGGGTCATGTGGCAAGGATAAGGGAGATGCTACCTGAATATTACAGTGCGAGAGGATGGATCAGGGGTAGGCCGACTAGGGCTAAACTCGAGGAGCTAGGCCTGAAATGGGTCGCAGACAGGCTTGAAGAGGAAGGGTTGCTTCCAGCTTAG
- a CDS encoding DUF58 domain-containing protein — protein MSSSVYATRRILGVLLLSAVSISMGAFLDFKLTLIGLSLLFGTLAFKGYVLIAGLAASRLEVDWVYKGNIEGEELEVVALLKNKTIVPIGFLEVSLKYSPNLRLIEGARGGVLAIPPRSIVQFRAIFKARVGCHKIGPFTVVVRDVLGLFRTDEFEIGGNICVKIKPRVSELVVKKLFAYSRTVGLTRSGRPGHGVEFYDVREYRTGDELRRLEWKRLASRNLLAVKEMEQEAFQNVIFIVDATSFTMRGPYGNTPYEHVARIVSSTARALSARGDALGLVLYSDRKVLSTGGLTRGKRAFYEIVNLLSTLEYDPAPVADEEARLGSISNALKETLRIMPRERNAVFWFTTTGGEAYAEKLAGIVERLAGMGNNVYVIIPVITAYELLDLDKTAKMIYRVKTAQQTRKDIGFAKYLRKRGVKAVAIGPEHIPQLVIDIVETLSTR, from the coding sequence TTGTCCTCCAGTGTCTACGCTACCAGAAGGATTCTAGGGGTCCTTCTACTGTCAGCTGTATCAATCTCCATGGGAGCGTTTCTCGATTTCAAGTTAACACTCATTGGGTTGTCCCTCTTATTCGGGACTCTTGCTTTCAAAGGTTACGTTCTAATAGCAGGGCTGGCGGCGTCAAGGCTTGAAGTTGACTGGGTTTACAAGGGTAATATAGAGGGTGAGGAGCTCGAGGTAGTAGCCCTCCTCAAGAATAAGACCATCGTTCCCATAGGTTTCTTAGAAGTATCTCTAAAATACTCCCCGAACCTACGGCTTATCGAAGGAGCTAGGGGAGGAGTCCTAGCCATCCCTCCTCGTTCAATTGTTCAATTCAGGGCTATCTTTAAAGCAAGGGTGGGTTGCCACAAGATTGGACCCTTCACGGTAGTGGTTAGGGATGTATTGGGATTGTTTAGAACCGATGAGTTCGAGATAGGAGGCAACATATGCGTTAAGATTAAGCCTAGGGTAAGCGAGCTGGTGGTTAAAAAGCTTTTCGCGTATTCGAGGACGGTTGGGTTGACCAGGTCTGGGAGGCCTGGTCATGGGGTTGAATTCTACGATGTGCGCGAGTACAGGACGGGTGACGAACTTAGGAGGTTGGAGTGGAAGAGGCTTGCCTCGAGGAACCTATTGGCGGTTAAGGAGATGGAGCAGGAGGCTTTTCAAAACGTGATATTCATTGTCGATGCTACTAGTTTTACGATGAGAGGTCCTTATGGAAATACTCCCTACGAGCATGTGGCTAGGATAGTTTCATCGACGGCGAGGGCCTTATCTGCTAGAGGAGATGCGCTGGGACTCGTATTGTACTCTGACAGGAAGGTTTTATCCACGGGGGGATTGACCAGGGGGAAGAGAGCATTTTATGAAATAGTCAACCTGCTATCTACGTTAGAGTATGATCCAGCACCCGTGGCTGATGAGGAGGCGAGGTTGGGTTCTATTAGCAATGCGCTGAAGGAAACGCTTAGAATAATGCCTCGCGAAAGAAACGCGGTATTCTGGTTTACGACCACTGGGGGCGAGGCCTACGCTGAAAAGCTTGCAGGCATTGTTGAGAGGCTGGCAGGGATGGGAAACAACGTTTACGTCATAATACCGGTGATCACCGCCTACGAACTCCTCGACCTGGATAAAACCGCGAAAATGATATACAGAGTAAAGACGGCACAGCAAACTAGGAAAGACATAGGCTTCGCAAAATATCTCAGGAAGCGGGGAGTAAAAGCTGTCGCAATAGGTCCCGAGCATATTCCTCAACTAGTTATCGACATTGTGGAGACGCTTTCTACTCGCTGA
- a CDS encoding MoaD/ThiS family protein produces the protein MKKIIVKLISIYAEKLGKERIVELEDNATIEDLEKLITKWLGEVGLTVKPVLFVNYRFPREKQFLEDGDEILVMPPFAGG, from the coding sequence TTGAAAAAGATTATCGTCAAGCTGATATCGATATATGCGGAGAAACTTGGGAAGGAGAGGATAGTGGAGCTTGAAGACAATGCGACGATCGAAGACTTAGAGAAGCTCATAACGAAGTGGCTTGGGGAGGTTGGTTTAACGGTTAAACCAGTATTATTCGTGAACTACAGGTTTCCCCGTGAGAAACAGTTTCTGGAAGACGGTGATGAAATATTAGTGATGCCTCCGTTCGCCGGAGGATGA
- a CDS encoding 2-oxoacid:ferredoxin oxidoreductase subunit beta: protein MPDRWSFKSTVWPDWCPGCGNYGILTALIRSLEELGVDPSKTVVVSGIGCSGKTPHFVNVNGVHTLHGRAIPFAMGIKLARPELTVVVHGGDGDLLGIGAGHFVALGRRNLDIVVILHNNGVYGLTKGQASPTLPLGSKTKGIPRPNLQAAVNPLMLALAAGYTFVARGYAFEGEHLKTLIKKAVEHKGSAIIDVLQPCVTFNDILTPEYYKARIYKLESDPGWDPVVRTPEEREAKLLRAVQKALEPWDKIPIGVLYADETQSTMEERLSERLKIYPALNPSNSPISGADGGPVISVDDFAKAFSDYIVEVKKTQGRFNLKG from the coding sequence GTGCCTGACCGCTGGAGCTTCAAGAGTACTGTTTGGCCGGACTGGTGTCCCGGCTGTGGAAACTACGGCATCCTCACAGCGTTGATCAGGTCTCTAGAGGAGCTAGGGGTGGATCCCTCGAAGACCGTTGTGGTCTCCGGAATAGGATGCTCAGGTAAAACCCCGCATTTCGTAAACGTCAATGGGGTTCACACCCTCCACGGGAGGGCCATACCTTTTGCAATGGGGATCAAGCTGGCTAGACCCGAGCTCACAGTAGTAGTTCACGGGGGAGACGGCGACCTCCTCGGCATTGGTGCGGGGCACTTCGTAGCCCTGGGGAGGAGGAACCTCGACATAGTCGTAATACTTCACAACAACGGGGTTTACGGATTAACTAAGGGGCAAGCATCGCCCACGCTTCCACTCGGCTCTAAGACCAAGGGGATTCCGAGGCCGAACCTTCAGGCAGCGGTAAATCCGTTAATGCTCGCCTTAGCCGCTGGGTATACTTTTGTTGCAAGGGGCTATGCTTTCGAAGGTGAACACTTGAAAACCCTCATAAAGAAGGCTGTGGAACACAAGGGCTCAGCCATCATAGATGTACTCCAACCATGCGTAACCTTTAACGACATCTTGACGCCGGAGTACTACAAGGCCCGGATCTACAAACTAGAGTCAGACCCGGGCTGGGATCCCGTCGTAAGGACACCGGAGGAGAGGGAGGCGAAGCTGTTGAGGGCGGTTCAAAAAGCCCTGGAGCCTTGGGACAAGATCCCGATTGGAGTATTATATGCTGACGAGACCCAGTCCACAATGGAGGAGAGGCTGTCGGAGAGGCTCAAGATATATCCTGCTCTGAATCCTTCAAACTCCCCTATCTCTGGAGCTGATGGAGGACCCGTCATCAGCGTCGATGACTTTGCCAAAGCCTTCTCAGACTACATTGTCGAAGTGAAGAAGACTCAGGGCCGGTTCAATCTAAAAGGCTAG
- a CDS encoding nitroreductase family protein: protein MDRDELIQFILTRRSVRRYRPEPVPLEMLTKILDIARYAPSARNKQPWSFILITDHEVKSRIASVYAWRQPISEAPAGVVVACDSKESPTSYVQDCVAASMYIMFAAHAMGLGTCWHGLLSDEVRKRVQEILKLPSEKIPVVLLSIGWPDESPEPKPRKPLREVGFLNAFGNPIEHQT, encoded by the coding sequence ATGGATAGGGATGAATTGATTCAATTCATACTAACTAGGAGGAGTGTTAGAAGATACAGGCCGGAGCCGGTTCCACTGGAGATGCTCACCAAAATTCTCGATATTGCAAGGTACGCTCCAAGCGCTAGGAACAAGCAGCCGTGGTCCTTCATTCTAATAACGGATCACGAGGTCAAATCCCGGATTGCCTCAGTATATGCTTGGAGGCAACCCATATCTGAGGCGCCTGCTGGAGTTGTCGTAGCCTGCGACTCTAAAGAATCTCCAACGTCTTACGTGCAGGATTGTGTTGCAGCATCAATGTACATTATGTTCGCGGCTCACGCAATGGGTCTCGGCACTTGCTGGCATGGATTATTGAGCGATGAAGTGAGGAAGCGGGTTCAGGAAATATTGAAACTTCCATCCGAAAAGATCCCAGTAGTACTGCTGTCGATTGGTTGGCCGGACGAATCACCCGAGCCAAAACCCCGTAAGCCCTTGCGAGAGGTCGGCTTCCTGAACGCGTTTGGAAATCCCATCGAACATCAGACATAG
- a CDS encoding winged helix-turn-helix domain-containing protein — translation MSNRTKIDIVERILDYLAREEKALKTHILYASNLNSNSLSRYLDWMVKLGLISYFEDGRNIIYTITEKGIEVLEGIRNINDLINAKRDILSEELTLYRDVFKRTFGGDDFTVSYGSIIGKSGLTHSHLIVKYGGIEYLLLSINEARVSRHMLRSVGYSLLVSDDTGLPLLIVLRNRGLIDLVSRIASLVNPNRVVKTIVV, via the coding sequence ATGAGTAATAGGACGAAGATTGACATCGTTGAGAGAATCCTTGACTATTTAGCCAGGGAGGAGAAAGCTCTCAAAACCCATATTCTTTATGCTTCCAACCTGAATAGTAATAGCTTGAGCAGATACTTGGATTGGATGGTTAAGCTTGGCTTGATCAGTTATTTCGAGGATGGGAGAAACATCATTTACACTATAACCGAGAAGGGCATAGAAGTCCTCGAAGGGATAAGGAACATTAATGATTTAATAAATGCTAAAAGAGATATTTTGAGCGAAGAACTAACTCTTTATAGGGATGTCTTCAAGAGGACTTTTGGAGGGGATGACTTCACAGTATCCTACGGGTCTATCATTGGAAAATCGGGTCTAACGCATTCTCATCTAATAGTCAAGTATGGGGGCATCGAGTATCTATTACTCTCCATTAATGAGGCCAGAGTCTCCAGGCACATGCTCAGGAGCGTGGGGTATTCTCTCCTAGTGTCGGATGACACAGGTCTTCCATTGCTTATTGTTTTAAGGAACAGAGGGCTTATTGACCTAGTCAGTAGAATAGCTTCTCTCGTCAATCCTAACAGGGTAGTTAAGACGATAGTAGTTTGA
- a CDS encoding rubrerythrin family protein has protein sequence MPVRVMTKEALLNAFGGESMAHMRYLIFAEIAEREGYANVARLFKAIAYAELVHARNHYSVLREYKEPAPVYSGTPIGPGNTSKNLELAYMGEEHEVNEMYPVYLEIARFQSESQAVRSFHFALEAEKIHAKLYREAKNYVDKGQDWPLQGKVWICPVCGHTHVGIEPPERCPVCGASRDKYQGF, from the coding sequence ATGCCTGTAAGGGTTATGACTAAGGAAGCCCTTCTAAACGCGTTCGGAGGAGAGTCAATGGCCCACATGAGGTATTTGATCTTCGCCGAGATAGCCGAGAGGGAGGGATATGCGAACGTCGCAAGATTATTCAAGGCTATAGCGTATGCAGAGCTCGTTCACGCGAGAAACCATTACAGCGTGCTGAGGGAGTATAAAGAGCCTGCGCCAGTTTATTCTGGGACGCCCATCGGACCCGGCAACACCTCGAAGAATCTTGAACTAGCATATATGGGAGAGGAGCACGAGGTAAACGAGATGTACCCTGTCTACTTGGAGATAGCGAGGTTCCAGAGTGAGAGCCAAGCCGTCAGAAGCTTTCACTTCGCATTAGAAGCCGAGAAAATACACGCCAAGCTCTACAGGGAGGCTAAGAACTACGTGGATAAGGGGCAGGACTGGCCTCTCCAAGGGAAGGTTTGGATCTGCCCGGTCTGCGGTCATACTCACGTAGGGATCGAGCCCCCTGAGAGATGCCCCGTCTGCGGAGCATCCAGGGACAAGTATCAAGGATTTTAA